The following DNA comes from Frankiales bacterium.
GAAGAGCGCTCGGATCGCCGGTCAGCCACGCGATCGGGTCGTGCACGTCCCAGTCCGGGTGGAACCCGAGACCCACCGGACCGAAGCCGGGGGTGGTGTCCCGGTCGTCGACGGCGGTCATCAGGCACCTCCCACGAGGTCGGCTGGGGTTCGAACGAATGTAGGAATGCTATCGGAGACCACCGACAGGCACAACCCTCAATCCCCAGCAATCCCAAGGGATTTCGCCGCTCGACTGTCCACAGGGTGTGGACGGCGGAGAGGCGACCGGAGGAGTCAGGACACCGTCGCCGACTCGCGCACAGCGCACGCCGCGGTCCCCGCCCGCCAGGGCGCACGATGCGATCAGCCGGCACGACGGCGGCAGCACGAGATGCCGCCCTTGCGGTCGCCGACTTGCTCACGGCGCGGGCGCAGCGGACCCCCGCCCGCCCGGGCGCACGACGCGATCAGCCGGCACGACGGCGGCAGCACGAGATGCCGCCCTTGCGATCGGCGGCGCACACCGCATGACCGCGACAGTGCATCCTGCAGTCGACGACGGTGCGCGACGAGGGCGCCAGAGAACGGGCCCGCGCCCGCGGATCACCCGGCGGAGGCGCCCCGGAGCATCGCGTCGAGCTCGGGGTCGGAGCCGAGCTCGCGGACCTCCTGGGCGCAGCGGCACGCGGCGGCCACCTTGGCAGCCCAGGCCAGCGCGTCCTCGCGCGTGGTGACGTCGACCACCGTGATCCCGCTGACGGCGCCGGGCGGCGTGCCTTCAGTGACAGCACCGTCGGGCGTCACGACGCTCGCCGGAGCATGGACGAGACCGCCCGCCAGCACGTAGACCCCGGCGGCGATGGCCTCGCGGGCCACCGCGTGCGCGGCGTCGGCGACCGCGGGCAGCTCGTCGTCCGGGACGTGGTCCATCGCCCCTGCGGCGAAGGTGATCAGGTACGTCGTCACGTCCCACCTCTCCCGGGTCAGGTCGAGCGCAGGCGCCGGCCGGCGCCCCGAGCGGTCAGCCGAACAGCGCGGGGAACGTCGCGTCGGCCGCAGCGCGCAGGTCGTGCAGCGACCAGGCGATGGTCTCGCCGAACGCCGGCCCCACGCGCAGCTCGTCGCCGCCGGTCACCTCGCCGAGCCGCATCACGGGGACGCCGTGCGCCGCGGCGAGCGACTCGAGCTCGGCGGCCGATGCGGGAGCGCACGTGACGACGGCTCGGGCCGTCGACTCCGAGAGCAGCAGCACGAAGGCGTCCGCGTCGTCCGGTACGTGGATCGTGGCGCCCGAGCCGGCGCGCAGCGCCATCTCGACCAGCGCCTGGGCGAGGCCGCCGTCGCTCACGTCGTGCGCGGCCGTCGCCAGCCCGCGCTCGGAGGCCGCCACGAGCACCTCGGCCAGCGCCCGCTCCGCCTCGAGGTCCACCGCCGGCGGCAGCCCGCCGAGGTGGCCATGGACGACGTGCGCCCACTCCGAGCCGGCCAGCTCGTCGCGGGTCTCGCCCAGCAGCAGCACGACGTCGCCGGCCGCGCCGAAAGCCATCGGCGTGCGCCGCGCGACGTCCTGCATCACCCCGAGGACGCCGACCACCGGGGTCGGGTGGATCGCGACGTCGCCGGTCTGGTTGTAGAAGCTGACGTTGCCGCCGGTGACCGGGATGCCCAGCTGCTGGCACGCGTCGGCCAGGCCGGTGACGGCCCGCTCGAACTGCCACATCACGTCCGGGTCCTCAGGCGAGCCGAAGTTGAGACAGTTGGTGACGGCGAGCGGCCGCGCGCCGGTGGCCGCCACGTTGCGGTAGGCCTCGGCCAGCGCCAGCTGGGCGCCGGCGTACGGGTCGAGCTTGGCGAAGCGGCCGTTGCAGTCCGTCGCGAGAGCGACGCCGAGGCCGCTCTCCTCGTCGACGCGCACGACGCCGGCGTCTTCGGGCTGCGCGAGCACGGTGTTGCCGAGCACGTAGCGGTCGTACTGCTGGGTGACCCAGGTCTTGGAGGCGAGGTTGGGCGAGCCGACCAGGCGCAGCACGGTGTCGTGCAGCGAGATCGCGGTGAACGGCCGCTCGAGGCCGTCAGGGCTGGCGGCCTGGAGGTCGTCCTGCCAGGCGGGCCGGGCGTAGGGGCGCTGGTAGACCGGGCCGTCGTGGGCCACGGTGCGCGGAGGGACGTCGACGATCACCTCGCCGTGCCACTCGATCACGAGCCGGCCGGTGCCGGTGACCTCGCCGATCACGTCGGCGTCGACGTCCCACTTGGCGCAGATCGCGAGGAACGCGTCGAGGTTGTCCGGCGTCACGACCGCCGCCATGCGCTCCTGCGACTCGCTCATGAGGATCTCCTCCGGCGTCAGCGTCGCGTCGCGCAGAGGGACGGCGTCGAGCGTCACGTGCATGCCGCCCTCGCCGTTGCTCGCGAGCTCGCTGGTGGCGCAGGAGATGCCGGCGGCGCCGAGGTCCTGGATGCCCTCCACGAGCCCGGCGTGGAGCAGCTCGAGCGTGCACTCGATGAGCAGCTTCTCCATGAACGGGTCGCCCACCTGCACCGCCGGGCGCTTGGTGGGGCCGCCGTCCTCGAACGTCTCCGACGCGAGGATCGAGGCGCCGCCGATGCCGTCGCCGCCGGTCTTGGCGCCGTAGAGC
Coding sequences within:
- the purL gene encoding phosphoribosylformylglycinamidine synthase subunit PurL; this encodes MTTGQRHTDTVADAYAHPEREQPYAQLGLRDNEYADIREILGRRPTSAELAMYSVMWSEHCSYKSSKVHLRQFGEKKPETDTLLVGIGENAGVVDIGQGWAVTFKVESHNHPSYVEPYQGAATGIGGIVRDIISMGARPVAVMDPLRFGAADHPDTHRVLPGVVAGIGGYGNCLGLPNIGGEVVFDPCYQGNPLVNALCVGTLRHEDIHLASARGVGNLVVLYGAKTGGDGIGGASILASETFEDGGPTKRPAVQVGDPFMEKLLIECTLELLHAGLVEGIQDLGAAGISCATSELASNGEGGMHVTLDAVPLRDATLTPEEILMSESQERMAAVVTPDNLDAFLAICAKWDVDADVIGEVTGTGRLVIEWHGEVIVDVPPRTVAHDGPVYQRPYARPAWQDDLQAASPDGLERPFTAISLHDTVLRLVGSPNLASKTWVTQQYDRYVLGNTVLAQPEDAGVVRVDEESGLGVALATDCNGRFAKLDPYAGAQLALAEAYRNVAATGARPLAVTNCLNFGSPEDPDVMWQFERAVTGLADACQQLGIPVTGGNVSFYNQTGDVAIHPTPVVGVLGVMQDVARRTPMAFGAAGDVVLLLGETRDELAGSEWAHVVHGHLGGLPPAVDLEAERALAEVLVAASERGLATAAHDVSDGGLAQALVEMALRAGSGATIHVPDDADAFVLLLSESTARAVVTCAPASAAELESLAAAHGVPVMRLGEVTGGDELRVGPAFGETIAWSLHDLRAAADATFPALFG